The genomic stretch TGATCTTTTTAAGACCTGCTATTGCATTAGTTTCTATAAGCATATTCTAAAATTACCTGCATCTTAGAAAATATGCTTGCAGCCAAAGCCATGATAATATGACGATCACAAATGTTGTCGGAATTCCGAATAATAGCCATCCTCCAAATGTGACTGGAGATTCTTTCCCGAGTTTTCCGTACACCCTACAAAAACACGTATCTACCTGATTTCTatcttatttttatcaatataaacgTAGGATAGCTCAAATGTTCTACAAAATCCCTGTGGACGTGTAATGTGTCTTAAAATGTAGTTGTAGGCATGCTGACTTAAGAGAAGGGTTTTTAGCAGTACCAGTAAATATGGATGCAAGTTTATTAGTTTGCAAGTTTGTGTGTAatgattttttcatttcttattctgTAGTCTTAGTAATATTATGAAACATGTAAGGTTAATGCTTGACTAAGCACcattaaatgataataaattacGTATATGCGATATTAATAttctatttgttttacaaaaggATGATAAATACCTATGTATTGCACAACTTTtatagaaataattcatttaaaaaaatacttttcctCTATGTAAATTTATCACTATTAGAAAAGGTTGAGGTGTGTATTTCCAGATATTAAAAGTGTCTATCAAACGCAGCTCATAGGCTGCAGTTACGTACATTTCTAACTGGCCTTTCAGTACAAGGTTAGGTGTGGAACCGGTCATGCTGGCAGTGCCACCAATATTTGCCGAGTAGGCTATACAAAGTGAGAGAGCCTTGCTCATTCGGCTCCATGATTCGTCGGCTTCCTcaccatcatcgtcatcatcaatCACCTGAATAACTCCATTTTCTTTGTTATGACCGTTTCCGTCacttaaatttataaaagttattaaagatAAAACTATCATAATAGTCCATATAAAATGTATCGCCAAACCTTTTCATCAGACTTACCTTTAGCACTTTTCTGAAAACTGAACAATTGTAAAAATAGCGGGGCCCTGTAAATCACATGTGTTTCACCTATGCAAATTTGAGTCTCACAAGGAGTGCCTATCTAAAAACTGTTATGACCACGCGGTATCTTCCTACGCCGCGTGTTTAATTAAAACCAGAAAAGAATCTTTGAAGTTATACACCCCGGTATTTTACATTGAACAAAAGAACTCTTATAACAGAAAAAAGAATCAACTGGAAGGCGGATAAGTGTAAGATTTCGGACAGACCTAGATCTGGGCAAAGAAGtatataattacatataattaGAGCTCTTTGATCTGAGGTAATAAACCCGAGTCTCTAAAACTCCAGCTTCAGATTCGTTTAAAATACCGTCTCCAATCTTGAAATTGATCAATAGCAAGTTTATACCCTCAGTCTTGTCTCCAAGCTTAATATTGCAACAATTTGCCTTGACCGAATAAACCAAGTAAAcaaagaacacacacacacacacacacaaataaacaaCAACAGACATAACTTACTCAGCGGAGACATGGATTTCTACATCTGCTTGCTCATTAAAATCTATATGACCATTCTCGTCTGCCTTTTTTACCAGCAACAGTTCTACCTGGTTTGATTCTGGTGATTCtgaaaataattaacataattcTTTGTTACAACAACGTGGAAATTATGACAAGATAAGGTAAGATAAGAATGTCTTTATGACTGTGCAAACAAatcaaagtaaatttcaaaatttgtaaagCGCCCGGCCCATGCAACCTCTTATATGTCACCTTAACTAAAGTGGTGAATATTTACAagataaatgataataatgaatactgtgaaatcatttaatttcgtgggcatatgaattcgtggatttcaactttgaacacaaaatgaatgggaattttacttgttcgttgggattaaatttcgtggattgactgaaccacgaaatccacgaaaattagtcccccacgaatattaatgatttcacagtataataaataatgataatactaaTAATAGTAATTATGATAATAGTTAGAATATGTGACGATTATTTACGGGGGGTTTAATCACTGCGAATATTTTGCATGACGAAACAATTAGTCTGCCGAGATAAAACTGTcgaatgtatttctatttataacaaagttaaaaatgtagaaaagttTTCAAACTGGctaaaatatctttcattaagtttttaatgaattttggtttTCAACAGTGTCGGAACAATGCAATGATCAGTTCCACACTATTTAAAGTAATAGAACGAAAGCAAGGTGTCCAATATCTTTTAAAGAAAGAGAGTCCGATTGATGCTTAATGTCTTACACAGCTTCTTTAAgagcatgtacatgtactttttatttcctttatttctgGTATGTCCGGTCTAGCGCCAATGTCAAAGCATACTAGAACACACACAGAAATGGGATATACATAAATGATAGCTCAGAATGACGGTAATCTGAAAACACATAAATCAAATCTAATACCATACCATGTTTCTTATACGTTTTATTGCCCTTCAGCTCATTAAGAATTGCGGTAACTATTGGAAGCATCATGGCTGTAGTTGCTGTATTGCTGATCCAAATTGATAAGAACCACGCTGTCAACATCAGTCCTAACATCAACCtgtgatttaattttgttgaaaattagaATATAAATTCAATCAATAAAACTATTATGTCACTAGTAGATCTATTACtacattgaacattttatttcagtatttcatttgcTTCTGTCGCTATGGCAACAGTTTTTGCTTCAAAGATTAAAAGCGTCATAAAAAATTAATCATTGGGCTCGCTTGTGTACCTCGATTTCTTCCGGTACACCGATTTCGTCCGATTTGTACTCGTTTCAGTCGGGCTAGTTGTGCGCGCATCAATTCGGTAAACATACTTGTGTCCAGAAGTTTGTTTTCAGTCCAATAGGTTTAGTGCAATGCGTTTGTGTGTTTGTCATTCTTCTATTGCTACGGTACCTAGACTTACCTAATCAGACGTGCAGCTAGGGTAAGGAGCCATTTCAGTGCAATACTTCTTTTTATTTGCCATTCTTCTATTGTCAAGGTTACAGTACTTACCAAACTGGACGTGCTCCAACGGTCAGAAGCGTTTTCAGTGCAATACGTTTGTGTATTTGCCATTCTTCTATTGCAACGGCTACTGTCATTCCCCCGATGAACATCAATGTCGTACTCTGGATTTAATTACACAAACATATTACAATTGCAAGCAATAAACGAAAATCAACATAACATCTTTTTACATTTAATCAACATAACATCTTTTTACATTTAATCTGTGTAGTATATATCTAATCTAACTTGACTATATCAATGCATGCAGAAGCTACCAGTATTGCAACTGCTGATCAAAACATCTGACCCAttattccaatatttttttttctattttcaaaaatatatagtgtaaaaatatatatggcTAATCACTTAAATCACCATTAAACACTTTATATGAGTGTTATTTCATGCTAACACTATAACGgttaaatgtttgatattttcttacaTTAAAGAAAACACTGCCGACATCTCCGGCCGACATAACTCCTACGGCAGGAAACATAAAAACCGGAAGTAGAGCTGTAACGTTTATAGGAAGCGCCTCTGTGACCCAGAAGATTGCCATAATCAGCATCACGTAGGCACATGATGATTCCTGAAAGTAGTTCATCATACATGTTCATTAAGGGTAAAGTCTACGTTCGCATCATatctttttaatgatatttattgTGTCACACTTATGGCATAGAGAAATGACAATGCAGTGAACTGTTATTCATTGTGAACTTACTTTGGAATTTTCTCCCGCAAGACAACAGTCCCTTTTTTTTGCAccaaaattcaaatatacattaataatgaaacttaatacctACATGGCCATCCCATATTACGAATTAGTTTTCCATTATTTGTTCGccatttgacaaaattatgtgTATAATTAGGCATACATGCAAAATTTGTAATAACATAaattgatttgggttttacgacaAAAACAACACAGACGGTCTTTATTGATAACCGTATATTATTAAGTATTTCTTCATAAATAGTTCATTTCGGTATTTTCCGCGAAATCGCCCCCACGCCCCCAcatccccccacccctcccccatcAACACCCCTACCGCCCCCTCTCGGGTTTCCTGGCTTTCAGTGGAAACGTCTTCATTCGAATTTTTCAGATGCGAATGCTGTATTCTATTCAGGAATTTTCAGAAAAACAGCGGAATAGCCTCGGGAATTCGGAAATTGTTTCTATCACTAACATATGATAGGTTTATTATAACAATACCTTGATCTGCATTGTTGTATTGAGTTCAAACGGATTTTGCGAAGTTTTGATCCCACATGGCGCTTGCACCGAGCGTGATTCCGCCTGGTAAATTCCACTAGAACCGAATGCACCATTGTATATCAAGGGACTGTTTAATgtcccttttattatatacatatacctatTTCTAGGGATGTATTTCCAAAGTTGACTATAATTTCAGATAAGACTGATTACTCGTTTGAAACGGTTAACGTTTTACCACCAGGAACGTCGGGACGCCATTATGACGTAACTGCTGACCGAAAACTTTTCCGCATCCATTGGCAGTTAAACAATTTTCCATATCAAATCAAATACTGGGCTTTGTATTCGCTAGTAAAATACATGCAGTATTTAAGACAGACAATCTGTAgatgaataataaaaaaagaagagtTTGTGTcggaaatcattcgtcctccacctctgataattcatgtggggaagttggcagttacttgcggagaacaggtttgtactggtacagaatccaggaatactggttaggttaactggccaCCGTTACATGAccggaatactgttgaaaaacggcgttaaacccaaaacaaacaaacaaggtgAAGGGAATTTTGTCTAACTAGTGGTTCAGGATAACTATGCTCTACCACTAAATGTCTGGTTGTATTTCAACAAATCACGGTGTCTACATGgcattaaatattaaattatgaaaGAATTTCTTCTTAGAAATACACAGTCAGTATAGTTAggtagagttttttttttttgagaatcaAATTTAATACGACGATACAATGTTTTAACTACAGGTGCGAGAACTATATATACATCTTACATGATTTATAGAGTTTTAAGAAAAATTAATCTCCGATAGATATTCTTGAGAATTTCAAAGAAtcaataagaaaaataataacaacaacaacaacaaaaacactacACAGACATAGATGCGTAGGATGAATTTTTCGAATATATCAACACTGCATCTTTTATAAGTTGCAcaatgttgcatatttcattatgaaaaaaaaaatgtaacaattatcattataattagaAGAAAAACAATCACAAGCATGACATTTTTATACTAAAAATGTCCTCAATAACCGTTTCATTGAACTAACTTCAATGACGTATATTGTCACGATTTCGTGAATATAAAACAATAGAACAAATAACGTTTGACCTGCGGATTTTGTACCTAACAAACGAGGTCAGACATGC from Mercenaria mercenaria strain notata chromosome 16, MADL_Memer_1, whole genome shotgun sequence encodes the following:
- the LOC123539790 gene encoding solute carrier family 13 member 2-like isoform X3, with the translated sequence MLIMAIFWVTEALPINVTALLPVFMFPAVGVMSAGDVGSVFFNSTTLMFIGGMTVAVAIEEWQIHKRIALKTLLTVGARPVWLMLGLMLTAWFLSIWISNTATTAMMLPIVTAILNELKGNKTYKKHESPESNQVELLLVKKADENGHIDFNEQADVEIHVSADDGNGHNKENGVIQVIDDDDDGEEADESWSRMSKALSLCIAYSANIGGTASMTGSTPNLVLKGQLEMVYGKLGKESPVTFGGWLLFGIPTTFVIVILSWLWLQAYFLRCRGWSGCCVKKDNVNESLVRQILKEQYKKLGSFSFGQIAVMFHLVAIALLWITRDMGGSSGWSGLFKDKFIKDSVPAIFVGCLLFIFPSQLPGSQIDSNRESKFPMLKPLLTWKVFNAKMPWGIVFLLGGGFSMAKAAQVSGLSAWIGNQLSELTHLEPWFLNLVLCFIVAAVTEVTSNTATTSLMLPILADLSITIGIEPVYLMFSTAVASSFAFMLPVATPPNAVVFSYGFIKVIDMVKAGAMLNIIAVLVLVASNEFLGKLIFGNM